A stretch of the Polyangiaceae bacterium genome encodes the following:
- a CDS encoding class I SAM-dependent methyltransferase codes for MFSPIPWLDERVVVRDADVLVVDKPRGIVVHGGDEARADDLVSRLGSWLEARGEPGYLGVHQRLDKDASGILFFTRRRELNAAVARDMEGHAARRVYVAAVTDGGLPTEGTLAHQLSHEKGGITRVIPRGGQRAVARYRVLARAAGRALIELRPETGRTHQLRAQLAAVRSPIAGDRLYGGARANRLMLHGRELELPSLGRRFECAVPESFETWLADGEVGLGDRTQLERALRDALCLRAPLFERATAFRLCNGAGDELPGVVVDRYADFAVLAVSSDEAVARAQEIAQALVALGARGVYLKLRERADQRRVDPEKNAPRMPVAGEPSGDELVVSEGDLDFPVRLGDGLSTGLFVDQRDNRELVRRFAGGKRVLNLFSYTCSFSVAAARGGAREVVSVDLAQPALERGRRAFEQTGLDPAQHRFYQEDCVAWLGRARRKGERFGLVILDPPSFGTRGKRGTFDMDKGFAAVAADALAVLESGGRLLAVTNHRKTSRERLRKLLHEAARASNVELSQMKDLPSPLDCPDGPDGPTPMKSVLCTLA; via the coding sequence GTGTTCTCTCCAATCCCCTGGCTGGACGAGCGCGTCGTCGTTCGTGACGCCGACGTGCTCGTGGTGGACAAGCCGCGGGGCATCGTCGTCCATGGGGGCGACGAGGCGCGGGCGGACGATCTGGTCAGCCGCCTGGGCAGCTGGCTCGAGGCTCGGGGCGAGCCCGGCTACCTGGGCGTGCACCAGCGGCTCGACAAGGACGCCTCCGGCATCCTGTTCTTCACCCGGCGCCGCGAGCTGAACGCCGCCGTCGCCCGCGACATGGAGGGCCACGCGGCCCGGCGCGTCTACGTGGCCGCGGTGACCGACGGCGGGCTCCCGACCGAGGGCACGCTCGCCCACCAGCTCTCCCACGAGAAGGGCGGGATCACCCGCGTGATCCCGCGCGGCGGACAGCGCGCGGTCGCGCGCTACCGCGTGCTCGCGCGCGCGGCGGGGCGGGCGCTGATCGAGCTCCGGCCCGAGACCGGCCGTACCCATCAGCTCAGGGCGCAGCTCGCCGCGGTGCGCTCGCCCATCGCGGGCGATCGCCTCTACGGCGGCGCGCGCGCCAACCGCTTGATGCTCCACGGCCGGGAGCTCGAGCTGCCGTCGCTCGGACGTCGCTTCGAGTGCGCGGTGCCGGAGTCGTTCGAGACCTGGCTCGCTGACGGCGAGGTCGGGCTCGGCGACCGCACACAGCTCGAGCGCGCGCTCCGTGACGCGCTCTGCCTGCGCGCGCCCCTGTTCGAGCGCGCCACGGCGTTTCGCCTGTGCAACGGGGCCGGCGACGAGCTGCCTGGGGTCGTCGTCGATCGCTACGCGGACTTCGCGGTGTTGGCCGTCTCCAGCGACGAGGCCGTGGCACGCGCTCAGGAGATCGCCCAGGCGCTCGTGGCTCTCGGCGCGAGAGGCGTGTACCTCAAGCTGCGCGAGCGCGCCGACCAGCGGCGCGTGGATCCGGAGAAGAACGCGCCACGCATGCCCGTCGCTGGAGAGCCTTCGGGCGACGAGCTGGTGGTGAGCGAGGGCGATCTCGACTTCCCGGTGCGGCTCGGCGACGGCCTCTCGACGGGGCTGTTCGTGGATCAGCGCGACAACCGTGAGCTGGTGCGCCGTTTCGCCGGCGGCAAGCGCGTGCTGAACCTGTTCTCGTACACCTGCTCGTTCAGCGTGGCGGCAGCGCGGGGCGGCGCCCGCGAGGTGGTCAGCGTCGATCTGGCTCAGCCGGCCCTGGAACGTGGCCGGAGGGCCTTCGAGCAGACCGGCCTGGACCCGGCGCAGCACCGCTTCTATCAGGAAGACTGTGTGGCGTGGCTCGGGCGCGCGCGCCGCAAGGGCGAGCGCTTCGGCCTCGTGATCCTCGATCCGCCGAGCTTCGGCACGCGCGGCAAGCGCGGGACCTTCGACATGGACAAGGGCTTCGCTGCCGTCGCCGCGGACGCGCTCGCCGTGCTCGAGTCGGGCGGCAGGCTGCTCGCCGTGACCAATCACCGCAAGACCAGCCGCGAGCGGCTGCGGAAGCTCCTGCACGAGGCCGCCCGGGCCTCGAACGTGGAGCTTTCTCAGATGAAGGATCTGCCTTCGCCGCTCGATTGCCCGGACGGACCCGACGGGCCGACGCCGATGAAGAGCGTGCTCTGCACGCTCGCCTGA
- the rplC gene encoding 50S ribosomal protein L3 translates to MNTHPGVIGRKLGMTQVFTSDGSVIPCTVVEARPVVVGKRTKEKDGYDALVLGLKDRKEKHTVKPLAGMYKKASVTPKRWLRELRCTADFAAQHEVGAELKLDSVFEEGQFVDVQGMTRGRGFTGVMRLHNFAGQVQTHGTHEYKRHGGSIGTNMTPGRVLKGVRMPGQYGNEKVTVHNQRVVKVAADDSLLFVEGGIPGAKNSLVFVRGAVKRRGGKKS, encoded by the coding sequence ATGAACACGCATCCGGGTGTCATCGGGCGCAAGCTCGGCATGACTCAGGTCTTCACCAGCGACGGTTCGGTGATCCCGTGCACGGTGGTGGAGGCTCGGCCCGTCGTCGTCGGCAAGCGTACCAAGGAAAAGGACGGCTACGACGCGCTCGTGCTCGGTCTCAAAGACCGCAAGGAGAAGCACACGGTGAAGCCGCTCGCCGGGATGTACAAGAAGGCGAGCGTCACTCCGAAGCGCTGGCTGCGCGAGCTCCGCTGTACGGCGGACTTCGCCGCGCAGCACGAGGTCGGCGCCGAGCTCAAGCTCGACAGCGTGTTCGAGGAGGGACAGTTCGTGGACGTCCAGGGCATGACCCGCGGTCGTGGCTTCACCGGCGTGATGCGTCTCCACAACTTCGCCGGTCAGGTGCAGACCCACGGTACCCACGAGTACAAGCGCCACGGCGGGTCCATCGGCACGAACATGACTCCGGGTCGCGTGCTCAAGGGCGTCCGCATGCCGGGCCAGTACGGTAACGAGAAGGTCACCGTGCACAACCAGCGCGTGGTCAAGGTCGCGGCCGACGACAGCCTGCTCTTCGTCGAAGGCGGCATCCCCGGTGCCAAGAACTCGCTCGTGTTCGTGCGCGGCGCGGTCAAGCGCCGCGGCGGCAAGAAGAGCTGA
- the rplS gene encoding 50S ribosomal protein L19, translating to MTHPKIEAHENSTLRSDLPKFRVGDTVAVHYRIVEGDKLRTQVFRGTVIKRHRAGARSTFTVRKVSFSVGVERIFLLHSPRIEQIDVVSRGVVRQARLGYLRKLQGKAARIRDEKDV from the coding sequence ATGACGCATCCCAAGATCGAGGCCCACGAGAACAGCACCCTTCGCTCGGATCTGCCGAAGTTTCGCGTGGGGGACACGGTGGCGGTGCACTACCGGATCGTCGAGGGCGACAAGCTCCGCACGCAGGTCTTCCGCGGCACGGTGATCAAGCGTCACCGCGCCGGGGCTCGCAGCACCTTCACGGTGCGCAAGGTCAGCTTCAGCGTGGGCGTCGAGCGCATTTTCCTGCTGCACTCGCCGCGCATCGAGCAGATCGACGTGGTTTCCCGGGGCGTCGTCCGCCAGGCCCGGCTCGGCTACCTCCGGAAGCTGCAGGGCAAGGCCGCGCGCATCCGCGACGAGAAGGACGTCTAG
- a CDS encoding FHA domain-containing protein: protein MIACPRCGISNQPTSKFCASCGAPLPASGVGAQPQTFPGPGQQRPPAGPPGWGPPPGPPPGAPPPAYGPPPGAPPPGWGAPPPAPYPAPGAPPGTPPSPYGPPPGQPGFGPPPGAPPGPPGYGAPPPGFGAPPAGPPGWGPPPGPPPAGPPGAPPAGPPGAPPGGGFSPANERYRVGSPEGLNPFGATMAPDLGGGAAPGAPGGMPAPPPGPPPGTPAFGASPPGGAPAPAPGWNDPAAFAATAPPPTADEHEAAQRAKAPPSPEPAPPPPASPPAAPPASAAPSAHPPAEEARPSAPPPTGVSRTEAQVARDPMSVGPDAPRTLAGFLVSYEANELGTFWPLYQGKNVVGRKAAIEGLDIEIDHPTTSSRHAVLHAAARPGALKLEDPGSTNGTYLNEERVAKGTPVEIRDGDTLRFGGYTTTVKIV, encoded by the coding sequence ATGATTGCGTGCCCGCGTTGCGGCATTTCCAACCAGCCCACCAGCAAGTTCTGCGCTTCTTGCGGCGCTCCGCTGCCCGCATCGGGCGTGGGCGCGCAGCCCCAAACGTTCCCTGGGCCCGGCCAGCAGCGGCCTCCGGCCGGGCCGCCGGGGTGGGGTCCGCCACCGGGTCCGCCGCCCGGCGCGCCGCCGCCCGCATACGGCCCTCCCCCGGGTGCGCCACCCCCCGGCTGGGGCGCTCCGCCGCCAGCGCCGTACCCCGCTCCCGGTGCTCCGCCCGGCACTCCGCCTTCGCCTTATGGCCCTCCACCCGGACAGCCAGGCTTCGGCCCGCCTCCGGGAGCCCCGCCGGGACCCCCCGGCTACGGGGCGCCACCTCCCGGGTTCGGCGCACCTCCCGCTGGGCCGCCCGGGTGGGGACCGCCGCCTGGTCCGCCGCCCGCCGGTCCGCCGGGCGCGCCGCCTGCCGGTCCGCCGGGTGCGCCTCCTGGCGGGGGCTTCTCCCCCGCCAATGAGCGCTACCGCGTCGGCTCGCCCGAAGGGCTGAACCCATTCGGCGCCACCATGGCGCCGGACCTCGGCGGCGGTGCAGCCCCCGGCGCCCCGGGCGGCATGCCGGCGCCTCCGCCGGGCCCGCCGCCGGGCACGCCGGCATTCGGCGCATCGCCTCCCGGAGGCGCTCCGGCGCCCGCGCCGGGCTGGAACGATCCGGCGGCCTTCGCCGCCACCGCACCGCCGCCCACCGCGGACGAGCACGAGGCCGCCCAGCGCGCGAAGGCGCCGCCTTCCCCCGAGCCGGCCCCACCGCCGCCAGCCTCGCCGCCCGCAGCGCCGCCGGCCTCAGCCGCGCCTTCGGCGCACCCGCCGGCGGAGGAGGCGCGTCCGAGCGCTCCGCCGCCAACCGGCGTGTCGCGGACGGAGGCGCAGGTCGCGCGCGACCCGATGTCGGTGGGGCCGGATGCCCCCCGCACCCTCGCCGGCTTCCTGGTCAGCTACGAGGCCAACGAGCTCGGCACGTTCTGGCCGCTCTATCAGGGCAAGAACGTGGTGGGCCGCAAGGCTGCCATCGAAGGCCTCGACATCGAGATCGACCATCCAACGACTTCGTCCCGTCACGCAGTGCTCCACGCTGCCGCTCGCCCGGGCGCACTGAAGCTGGAGGATCCGGGCAGCACCAACGGCACCTACCTGAACGAAGAACGCGTCGCCAAGGGCACGCCCGTCGAGATCCGCGACGGGGACACGCTGCGCTTCGGCGGCTACACCACGACGGTGAAGATCGTCTGA
- a CDS encoding FHA domain-containing protein, with protein MQAAKLNLAHQPNPVRHRSLAWLLRAIVAAIAFATSTAKAAPEAHILRVDPRAAQENGAPILTTVIELVQTKRISDATAGCVDDRGTGYYRCLSDALEKPLALYQPFGAAGAGFPHENAIFTVKVEGTDQPASYVSHTKWGASLTQPSVGTAWLILIDADARIKDAFGDAKQIANTFIGSMSANDIVNVMFFNDRQVVKDSKWMSAAKKGQAQQFVNGVTGTWASQGRNRSLGTIIKEAATDGWKSLGNVGEDVKVPLHQAMVVLSTGYGGTDALTTGPGGLQIAKYMSGGRFPEDNTALPKAPVPVISVFFPPKVYDEFRQNSLEFMRGLANTEIGGFFTVVQSGEGGRGNAIVGAVRGRFANMHIVKWRVSCIESGVTQTFGLVFKEVTPPILGDNTFKDVPVGIDPTTWPLDVNVQYTQDMAKRQGGVYPAGTFKVFGNFCWGGEKGRAEVYFLPAGQQAPAALSGADVDKAKRTQQQLIAMGMKGRALEVSDTYGEFEAPDKEKILHGSGEQAVVRLVIYDNKARRTSGVTADNIVQLKGTTTPFPVLWVLGGLFGVVVILLLIVVIVRSGGKKRGAQPPPAPVVAGGMPYGGGYGAPPQPYGAAPAPNPYGAAPAPSPYGAPAPMPAPAPPSPDFMYGNQPAPAPAPMPVGAPPPNPYGGGPAVVSRATLQGAAGVFTVVPGVEMRAGRDGSQCGILLSEPRVSGVHATLRLDGGQLVIRDENSNNGTQINGTRLTGGVWTPAPNGSLVRFGPVEFTVRLE; from the coding sequence ATGCAAGCTGCGAAGTTGAATCTCGCGCACCAACCGAACCCCGTTCGCCACCGCTCGCTGGCGTGGCTCCTCCGCGCCATCGTCGCGGCGATCGCCTTCGCGACCTCGACGGCGAAGGCCGCGCCGGAAGCCCACATCCTGCGCGTCGATCCGCGCGCCGCGCAAGAGAACGGCGCGCCGATCCTCACCACGGTCATCGAGTTGGTGCAGACCAAACGCATCAGCGACGCCACTGCGGGCTGCGTCGACGATCGGGGCACGGGCTATTACCGCTGCCTGAGCGACGCGCTCGAGAAGCCGCTGGCGCTGTACCAGCCGTTCGGCGCCGCCGGCGCCGGCTTCCCGCACGAGAACGCCATCTTCACCGTCAAGGTGGAGGGCACTGACCAGCCCGCGAGCTACGTGAGCCACACCAAGTGGGGCGCGAGCTTGACTCAGCCCTCGGTCGGCACGGCCTGGCTCATCTTGATCGACGCCGACGCGCGCATCAAGGACGCCTTCGGCGACGCCAAGCAGATCGCCAACACGTTCATCGGCAGCATGAGCGCGAACGACATCGTCAACGTGATGTTCTTCAACGACCGGCAGGTCGTGAAAGACAGCAAGTGGATGAGCGCAGCCAAGAAGGGTCAAGCGCAGCAGTTCGTCAACGGCGTCACCGGCACCTGGGCCTCGCAGGGTCGCAACCGCTCGCTCGGCACCATCATCAAGGAGGCCGCGACCGACGGATGGAAGAGCCTGGGCAACGTCGGCGAGGACGTGAAGGTCCCGCTGCACCAGGCCATGGTCGTGCTCTCGACGGGCTACGGCGGCACGGACGCCCTGACCACGGGCCCCGGCGGTCTGCAGATTGCCAAGTACATGAGCGGCGGCCGCTTCCCGGAGGACAACACCGCGCTGCCGAAGGCGCCGGTCCCGGTGATCAGCGTGTTCTTCCCGCCCAAGGTCTACGACGAGTTCCGGCAGAACTCCTTGGAGTTCATGCGGGGCCTGGCCAACACCGAGATCGGTGGGTTCTTCACGGTGGTGCAGTCCGGCGAGGGCGGCCGCGGCAACGCCATCGTGGGCGCGGTGCGCGGGCGTTTCGCCAACATGCACATCGTCAAGTGGCGGGTCTCGTGCATCGAGTCGGGCGTCACCCAGACCTTCGGGCTGGTGTTCAAGGAGGTCACTCCGCCCATCCTGGGAGACAACACTTTCAAGGACGTCCCCGTCGGCATCGACCCCACCACCTGGCCCCTCGACGTGAACGTCCAGTACACGCAGGACATGGCCAAGCGGCAAGGCGGCGTGTATCCGGCCGGCACCTTCAAGGTGTTCGGCAACTTCTGCTGGGGCGGCGAGAAGGGCCGGGCGGAGGTGTATTTCCTGCCGGCCGGGCAGCAGGCGCCGGCGGCGCTCTCCGGCGCGGACGTCGACAAGGCCAAGCGCACCCAGCAGCAGCTCATCGCCATGGGCATGAAGGGCCGCGCGCTCGAGGTCAGCGACACCTACGGCGAGTTCGAGGCGCCGGACAAGGAGAAGATCCTGCACGGCTCCGGCGAGCAAGCCGTGGTGCGCTTGGTCATCTACGACAACAAGGCCCGCCGCACGAGCGGCGTCACCGCCGACAACATCGTCCAGCTCAAGGGCACCACCACTCCGTTTCCGGTCCTGTGGGTCTTGGGCGGTCTGTTCGGCGTGGTCGTGATCCTGCTGCTGATCGTCGTGATCGTGCGCAGCGGGGGCAAGAAGCGCGGCGCTCAGCCGCCGCCCGCACCGGTCGTCGCCGGCGGTATGCCCTATGGCGGCGGCTACGGCGCGCCGCCGCAGCCCTACGGCGCCGCGCCCGCACCGAACCCGTATGGCGCCGCGCCCGCGCCCAGCCCGTACGGCGCGCCCGCGCCGATGCCCGCACCGGCGCCGCCCAGCCCGGACTTCATGTACGGCAACCAGCCAGCTCCGGCGCCCGCCCCCATGCCCGTGGGCGCGCCGCCGCCGAACCCCTATGGCGGGGGGCCGGCGGTGGTGTCGCGGGCGACGCTTCAGGGCGCCGCCGGGGTGTTCACCGTGGTGCCCGGCGTCGAGATGCGCGCGGGGCGCGACGGCTCGCAGTGCGGGATCTTGCTGAGCGAGCCCCGCGTGTCCGGCGTGCACGCCACGCTGCGCCTCGACGGCGGGCAGCTCGTGATCCGCGACGAGAACAGCAACAACGGGACCCAGATCAACGGGACCCGCTTGACGGGAGGCGTGTGGACTCCCGCCCCGAACGGCTCGCTGGTCCGCTTCGGACCCGTCGAGTTCACCGTTCGGCTCGAGTGA
- a CDS encoding serine/threonine-protein phosphatase, whose product MLGSVHGVVVDFAELSDPGRDPSKQVNEDSSGYAETPLGHLALVCDGMGGHEAGREASQLAVRTVIEAARSPAPGTPPGLVLKQAVERAGRAVYALGGSGASEHRPGSTCVAVLIHPGGAELCHAGDSRAYLLRDGHIQRVTRDHSMVQELVASGMLTPEQALAHPEANKITRALGITPEVNVEARAEPLGLLKGDVLLLSSDGLTDLVTDPEILDIVRRRLPSGTAAVCQELVALANSRGGHDNVTTLVLALVELPPQTAARGTVIQDARAARGATLVEGDQGTISDGAPAPTLFDDGSAGPRPTLPGLTQLDTGDRRTEPGLATPSFPHEEPPPHLLRPRPISSSRALVWLGVGLAVTVLAAVAAWALVRVMHRGRDRSEEIVPPPEVKLPPRPSSSAPPEDAEMPAPSPSSAPLESADAARD is encoded by the coding sequence GTGCTCGGCTCCGTACACGGCGTCGTCGTGGACTTCGCCGAGCTGAGCGATCCGGGCCGCGATCCGTCCAAGCAGGTCAACGAAGACTCGTCCGGCTACGCCGAGACCCCGCTGGGGCACCTGGCCCTGGTGTGCGACGGCATGGGCGGACACGAGGCAGGGCGCGAAGCCAGTCAGCTGGCCGTGCGCACCGTCATCGAGGCGGCGCGCTCCCCCGCCCCCGGCACACCCCCGGGGCTGGTGCTGAAGCAGGCCGTCGAGCGCGCCGGGCGCGCGGTCTACGCGCTCGGCGGCTCCGGCGCCTCGGAGCACCGACCGGGCTCGACCTGCGTCGCCGTGCTGATTCACCCCGGCGGCGCGGAGCTCTGCCATGCCGGGGACTCCCGCGCCTACCTGCTCCGCGACGGGCACATCCAGCGCGTGACGCGCGATCACTCGATGGTCCAGGAGTTGGTCGCGTCCGGCATGCTCACTCCGGAGCAGGCGCTCGCGCACCCGGAGGCCAACAAGATCACGCGCGCCCTGGGCATCACGCCGGAGGTGAACGTCGAAGCGCGCGCCGAGCCGCTCGGCCTGCTGAAGGGCGACGTGCTCTTGCTCTCGAGCGATGGTCTGACGGATCTGGTGACCGATCCCGAGATCCTGGACATCGTGCGCCGCCGACTCCCGAGCGGCACGGCAGCCGTCTGCCAGGAGCTCGTGGCGCTGGCGAACTCGCGCGGCGGACACGACAACGTGACGACGCTGGTGCTCGCGCTAGTCGAGCTCCCGCCTCAGACCGCGGCGCGCGGCACGGTGATCCAGGACGCTCGGGCGGCGCGCGGCGCGACGCTGGTCGAGGGCGACCAGGGCACGATCTCCGACGGAGCACCCGCGCCGACCCTGTTCGACGACGGCTCGGCGGGCCCGCGCCCCACGCTGCCGGGGCTCACCCAGCTGGACACCGGCGATCGCCGCACGGAGCCGGGCCTCGCAACCCCGAGCTTCCCCCACGAGGAGCCGCCGCCTCACCTGCTTCGACCGCGGCCGATCAGCTCGTCGCGCGCGCTCGTGTGGCTCGGGGTGGGCCTCGCCGTCACCGTGCTGGCGGCCGTCGCCGCGTGGGCGCTGGTGCGGGTCATGCACCGCGGCCGCGACCGATCGGAGGAGATCGTGCCCCCTCCGGAGGTCAAGCTCCCACCTCGACCTTCTAGCTCGGCTCCCCCCGAAGACGCAGAAATGCCGGCACCGAGCCCGAGCAGCGCTCCCCTGGAGAGCGCCGACGCCGCTCGTGATTGA
- a CDS encoding FHA domain-containing protein — protein MIPGFGKQSITIGSAPHCEIHLGGPGVAAEHARIVHQGGGQLVFVDAGTSQTYANGQPVAPGSSHPFDFRTQFMVGQTPVPNAHPALTLMLMQKGELPVTPGKLVFGREAARANVVVQHSSVSGQHATLTMSPLAITDHGSTSGTWIAGNRLAANQATALDPSALVALGPVPLPVTLAIQLAQALGGGAPAQAPAAAAGAAAGAPAAAGSRPKHKTVIGQVAIGGPGQPTYKTIGRTPDNDIVLPHPQVSSKHAILHKLGSQLFLEDRGAGNGTYVRGQRIPPGQRVPVANGEKVFIGPMPLLIQVEAEEVALVVEDQAKWAGRPLYEIEAWDLVMQVNDRDNPGQMKTLLDHISFKALPGDLIALMGPSGAGKTTLLLALNGYLPPTGGQVRINGEDLYAIYDALRGSIGYVPQDDIVHPELTVYEAVRYSAKFRLPSDYSEEEIDRRVQTTLAQLGLESVSHLQIGKPEKKILSGGQRKRVNIAMELVTDPVIMFLDEPTSGLAADDTTALVELLRGLASSTGKTIICTIHQPAKDEYEKFNLALVLGQGGVPIFYGPTKDGYKFFGSFLERQGKPNNVDNPRDMFDMLNQRERPIWDALRAQNPYTPRFVARQTAAREWNAEFFNPQNPIFQKMFAGQRQVGAGSHNQGVPRGRGRTGGQFFLLFSRYFKTKVRDVGGTVIMLAQAPIIGVLLALVFGGQKEAIPYWCLGALQELGRRSGGLGAGSNDLLSGMQVTTDHSGAAFFLVVAAVWFGTSNAAREIVSERAIYMRERMVNLKLFNYVFSKFLLLTFICIIQCTVLLGIVFFALGFHGGPVAFAIELGTLIITAMNSVAIGLLLSTIVTSSEAAMALTPIALIPQVVLGGIMVPMTTNSLLEWPMYIVPARWGFQGVVAQERMAIAEDAAWVMDLKRPDTTSVDNFVFQGKFKCAEAQIASMDFNGAWGFKDYELIWLPPAVLSAMMLGVLIWILIVLKRRDSI, from the coding sequence ATGATCCCCGGCTTCGGCAAGCAGAGCATCACGATCGGCAGCGCGCCGCATTGCGAGATCCACCTGGGAGGACCGGGCGTCGCGGCGGAGCACGCGCGAATCGTGCACCAGGGCGGCGGACAGCTGGTGTTCGTCGACGCAGGCACGAGTCAGACCTACGCCAACGGGCAGCCCGTCGCCCCGGGTTCCTCGCATCCCTTCGACTTCCGCACGCAGTTCATGGTCGGGCAGACGCCGGTGCCCAACGCGCACCCTGCCCTGACCTTGATGCTGATGCAGAAGGGCGAGCTCCCGGTGACGCCTGGCAAGCTCGTGTTCGGGCGCGAGGCCGCTCGCGCCAACGTGGTCGTGCAGCACAGCAGCGTGTCGGGCCAGCACGCCACGCTGACCATGAGCCCGCTCGCCATCACCGATCACGGCTCGACCAGCGGCACCTGGATCGCCGGCAATCGCCTGGCCGCGAACCAGGCCACGGCCCTCGACCCGAGCGCGCTCGTGGCGCTTGGCCCCGTGCCCCTGCCGGTCACGCTCGCCATTCAGCTCGCCCAAGCGCTGGGCGGAGGCGCTCCGGCGCAAGCCCCGGCGGCCGCTGCCGGCGCGGCGGCGGGCGCGCCCGCCGCGGCCGGTTCGCGGCCCAAGCACAAGACGGTGATCGGCCAGGTCGCGATCGGCGGCCCGGGCCAGCCCACCTACAAGACCATCGGCCGCACGCCGGACAACGACATCGTGCTCCCGCACCCGCAGGTGTCGAGCAAGCACGCGATCTTGCACAAGCTCGGCTCGCAGCTCTTCCTGGAGGACCGCGGCGCGGGCAACGGCACCTACGTGCGCGGCCAGCGCATCCCGCCCGGCCAGCGCGTGCCGGTGGCGAACGGCGAGAAGGTCTTCATCGGCCCGATGCCGCTGCTCATCCAGGTCGAGGCGGAGGAGGTCGCCCTCGTCGTCGAGGACCAGGCGAAGTGGGCGGGGCGCCCGCTCTACGAGATCGAGGCTTGGGATCTGGTGATGCAGGTCAACGACCGGGACAACCCCGGTCAGATGAAGACCTTGCTCGATCACATCAGCTTCAAGGCGCTGCCGGGCGACCTGATCGCGCTGATGGGTCCCTCTGGCGCCGGCAAGACCACGCTGCTCCTGGCGCTGAACGGCTACCTGCCGCCCACCGGCGGACAGGTGCGCATCAACGGCGAGGATCTCTACGCCATCTACGACGCCCTGCGCGGCAGCATCGGCTACGTCCCGCAGGACGACATCGTGCACCCGGAGCTCACGGTGTACGAGGCCGTGCGCTACAGCGCCAAGTTCCGCCTGCCCTCGGACTACAGCGAAGAGGAGATCGACCGGCGGGTCCAGACCACGCTGGCGCAGCTCGGGCTCGAGTCCGTCTCCCACCTTCAGATCGGCAAGCCCGAGAAGAAGATCCTCTCCGGCGGGCAGCGCAAGCGCGTCAACATCGCGATGGAGCTCGTGACCGACCCGGTCATCATGTTCCTGGACGAGCCGACCTCGGGCCTGGCTGCCGACGACACCACGGCGCTGGTGGAGCTGCTCCGCGGCCTGGCGAGCTCCACCGGCAAGACCATCATCTGCACGATTCACCAGCCGGCGAAGGACGAATACGAGAAGTTCAACCTCGCGCTCGTCCTCGGGCAGGGCGGCGTCCCCATCTTCTACGGGCCCACCAAGGACGGCTACAAGTTCTTCGGCAGCTTCCTGGAGCGGCAGGGCAAGCCGAACAACGTCGACAACCCGCGCGACATGTTCGACATGCTGAACCAGCGCGAGCGCCCGATCTGGGACGCCTTGCGCGCGCAGAATCCGTACACGCCGCGCTTCGTCGCGCGCCAGACCGCCGCCCGGGAGTGGAACGCGGAGTTCTTCAACCCGCAGAACCCGATCTTCCAGAAGATGTTCGCCGGGCAGCGCCAGGTGGGCGCCGGCAGCCACAACCAAGGTGTGCCGCGCGGGCGTGGCAGGACCGGAGGCCAGTTCTTCCTGCTCTTCTCGCGCTACTTCAAGACCAAGGTGCGCGACGTCGGCGGGACGGTGATCATGCTGGCCCAAGCTCCGATCATCGGCGTGCTCCTGGCGCTGGTGTTCGGCGGGCAGAAGGAGGCCATCCCCTACTGGTGCCTGGGCGCGCTGCAGGAGCTCGGGCGCCGCTCCGGCGGGCTCGGCGCCGGCTCCAACGACCTGCTCTCCGGCATGCAGGTCACCACGGATCACTCCGGGGCCGCGTTCTTCCTGGTCGTGGCGGCGGTCTGGTTCGGAACCAGCAACGCGGCCCGCGAGATCGTCAGCGAGCGCGCCATCTACATGCGCGAGCGCATGGTGAACCTGAAGCTCTTCAACTACGTCTTCAGCAAGTTCCTGCTGCTCACCTTCATCTGCATCATCCAGTGCACGGTGCTACTCGGCATCGTGTTCTTCGCGCTCGGCTTCCACGGCGGCCCCGTCGCCTTCGCCATCGAGCTCGGCACGCTGATCATCACGGCCATGAACAGCGTGGCCATCGGCCTGCTGCTCAGCACCATCGTGACCTCCAGCGAAGCGGCCATGGCGCTGACGCCCATCGCCCTGATCCCGCAGGTCGTGCTCGGCGGCATCATGGTGCCGATGACCACCAACTCGCTGCTCGAGTGGCCGATGTACATCGTCCCGGCGCGCTGGGGCTTCCAGGGCGTAGTGGCCCAGGAGCGCATGGCCATCGCCGAGGATGCGGCCTGGGTCATGGACCTGAAGCGTCCGGACACCACGAGCGTGGACAACTTCGTGTTCCAGGGGAAGTTCAAGTGCGCCGAGGCTCAGATCGCCAGCATGGACTTCAACGGCGCCTGGGGCTTCAAGGACTACGAGCTGATCTGGCTCCCGCCGGCGGTCCTGTCCGCGATGATGCTGGGCGTCTTGATCTGGATCCTGATCGTGCTCAAGCGACGGGATAGTATTTGA